A window of Pseudomonas guangdongensis contains these coding sequences:
- a CDS encoding isovaleryl-CoA dehydrogenase: MTYSSLNFALGETIDMLRDQVRAFVDAELAPRAAEIDATNTFPMDMWKKFGEMGLLGITVPEEYGGAGMGYLAHVVAMEEISRASASVALSYGAHSNLCVNQIKRNGSEAQKQKYLPKLISGEHVGALAMSEPNAGSDVVSMKLRAEKKGDRFVLNGSKTWITNGPDANTYVIYAKTDLDKGPHGITAFIVERDWKGFTRGSKFDKLGMRGSNTCELFFDDVEVPEENVLGQLNGGVRVLMSGLDYERVVLAGGPTGIMQACLDVVVPYIHDRKQFGQAIGEFQFIQGKVADMYTQLNASRAYLYTVAQACDRGETTRKDAAGVILYTAENATQMALQAIQILGGNGYINEFPTGRLLRDAKLYEIGAGTSEIRRMLIGRELFNESK, translated from the coding sequence ATGACTTACTCCAGCCTCAACTTCGCTCTCGGCGAGACCATCGACATGCTGCGCGACCAGGTGCGCGCCTTCGTGGACGCCGAGCTGGCGCCGCGTGCCGCCGAGATCGACGCCACCAACACCTTCCCCATGGACATGTGGAAGAAGTTCGGCGAGATGGGCCTGCTCGGCATCACCGTGCCGGAGGAGTACGGCGGCGCCGGCATGGGCTACCTGGCCCACGTGGTGGCCATGGAGGAGATCAGCCGCGCCTCGGCCTCGGTGGCGCTGTCCTACGGCGCGCACTCCAACCTGTGCGTCAACCAGATCAAGCGCAACGGCAGCGAGGCGCAGAAGCAGAAGTACCTGCCCAAGCTGATCAGCGGCGAGCACGTCGGCGCGCTGGCGATGAGCGAGCCGAACGCCGGCTCCGACGTGGTATCCATGAAGCTGCGCGCCGAGAAGAAGGGCGACCGCTTCGTCCTCAACGGCAGCAAGACCTGGATCACCAACGGCCCGGACGCCAACACCTACGTGATCTACGCCAAGACCGACCTGGACAAGGGCCCGCACGGCATCACCGCGTTCATCGTCGAGCGCGACTGGAAGGGTTTCACCCGCGGCAGCAAGTTCGACAAGCTGGGCATGCGCGGCTCCAACACCTGCGAGCTGTTCTTCGACGACGTCGAGGTGCCGGAGGAGAACGTCCTCGGCCAGCTCAACGGCGGCGTGCGCGTGCTGATGAGCGGCCTGGACTACGAACGCGTGGTGCTGGCCGGCGGCCCGACCGGCATCATGCAGGCCTGCCTGGACGTGGTGGTGCCCTACATCCACGACCGCAAGCAGTTCGGCCAGGCCATCGGCGAGTTCCAGTTCATCCAGGGCAAGGTCGCCGACATGTACACCCAGCTCAACGCCAGCCGCGCCTACCTGTACACCGTGGCGCAGGCCTGCGACCGCGGCGAGACCACCCGCAAGGACGCCGCCGGGGTGATCCTCTACACCGCCGAGAACGCCACCCAGATGGCCCTGCAGGCGATCCAGATCCTCGGCGGCAACGGCTACATCAACGAGTTCCCCACCGGGCGCCTGCTGCGCGACGCCAAGCTCTACGAGATCGGCGCCGGCACCAGCGAGATCCGCCGCATGCTGATCGGCCGCGAGCTGTTCAACGAGTCGAAATGA
- a CDS encoding AMP-binding protein, with protein MNLPSYTCGPQEKPLLAMTIGAAFDQTVSRFPEREALVVRDQGLRYSWAQLGEAVDRCARAFIALGLQPGERLGIWSPNRAEWTIAQFASAKAGVILVNINPAYRLNELEYALKQSGCRWLICADTFKTSDYHAMLGELLPELETCAIGALQSHMLPELRGVISLGAQPAGGMLGWQQLQAMAEQVGPEQLRQCGEQLQFDEPINIQYTSGTTGFPKGATLSHYNILNNGYMVGESLGLSEHDRLVIPVPLYHCFGMVMGNLGCLTHGSTMIYPSAAFEPLAALQAVAEERASALYGVPTMFIAMLDHPERDGFDLSSLRTGIMAGATCPIEVMKRVINEMHMSEVQIAYGMTETSPVSTQTGPADDLERRVTSVGRTQPHLESKIVDEQGRIVPRGQIGELCTRGYSVMLGYWNNPEATREAIDGARWMHTGDLAVMDDEGYVKIVGRNKDMIIRGGENVYPREIEEFLFTHPAVADVQVIGVPDSKFGEEIVAWVKLHPGHEAQPEALREYCKGRIAHFKIPRHVKFVEDFPMTISGKVQKFRMREISVVELGINPH; from the coding sequence ATGAATCTTCCGAGCTACACCTGCGGACCGCAGGAGAAACCGCTGCTGGCCATGACCATCGGTGCAGCCTTCGATCAGACGGTTTCCCGTTTCCCCGAGCGCGAGGCGCTGGTGGTGCGCGACCAGGGCCTGCGCTACAGCTGGGCCCAGCTGGGCGAGGCGGTCGACCGCTGCGCGCGTGCCTTCATCGCCCTCGGCCTGCAGCCGGGCGAGCGCCTCGGCATCTGGTCGCCGAACCGTGCCGAGTGGACCATCGCCCAGTTCGCCAGCGCCAAGGCCGGTGTCATCCTGGTCAACATCAACCCCGCCTACCGGCTCAACGAGCTGGAGTACGCGCTCAAGCAGTCCGGCTGCCGCTGGCTGATCTGCGCCGACACCTTCAAGACTTCCGACTACCACGCCATGCTCGGCGAGCTGCTGCCGGAACTGGAAACCTGCGCCATCGGCGCGCTGCAGAGCCACATGCTCCCCGAGCTGCGCGGGGTGATCAGCCTCGGCGCGCAGCCGGCCGGCGGCATGCTCGGCTGGCAGCAGCTGCAGGCGATGGCCGAGCAGGTCGGCCCCGAGCAGCTGCGCCAGTGCGGCGAGCAGCTGCAGTTCGACGAGCCGATCAACATCCAGTACACCTCCGGCACCACCGGCTTCCCCAAGGGCGCCACCCTCAGCCACTACAACATCCTCAACAACGGCTACATGGTCGGCGAGAGCCTCGGCCTGAGCGAGCACGACCGCCTGGTCATCCCGGTGCCGCTGTACCACTGCTTCGGCATGGTGATGGGCAACCTCGGCTGCCTGACCCACGGCAGCACCATGATCTACCCGAGCGCCGCCTTCGAGCCGCTGGCCGCCCTGCAGGCGGTGGCCGAGGAACGCGCTAGCGCGCTGTACGGTGTGCCGACCATGTTCATCGCCATGCTCGACCATCCCGAGCGCGACGGCTTCGACCTGTCCAGCCTGCGCACCGGCATCATGGCCGGCGCCACCTGTCCGATCGAGGTGATGAAGCGGGTGATCAATGAGATGCACATGAGCGAGGTGCAGATCGCCTACGGCATGACCGAGACCAGCCCGGTATCGACACAGACGGGACCTGCCGACGATTTGGAGCGTCGGGTCACCAGCGTCGGCCGCACCCAGCCGCACCTGGAGAGCAAGATCGTCGACGAGCAGGGGCGCATCGTGCCGCGCGGGCAGATCGGCGAGCTGTGCACCCGCGGCTACAGCGTTATGCTCGGCTACTGGAACAATCCCGAGGCGACCCGCGAGGCCATCGACGGCGCGCGCTGGATGCACACCGGCGACCTGGCGGTGATGGACGACGAGGGCTACGTGAAGATCGTCGGGCGCAACAAGGACATGATCATCCGCGGCGGCGAGAACGTGTACCCGCGCGAGATCGAGGAGTTCCTGTTCACCCACCCGGCGGTGGCCGACGTGCAGGTGATCGGCGTGCCGGACAGCAAGTTCGGCGAGGAGATCGTCGCCTGGGTCAAGCTGCACCCCGGCCACGAGGCCCAGCCCGAGGCGCTGCGCGAGTACTGCAAGGGGCGCATCGCCCACTTCAAGATCCCGCGCCACGTGAAGTTCGTCGAGGACTTCCCGATGACCATCAGCGGCAAGGTGCAGAAGTTCCGCATGCGCGAGATCAGCGTGGTGGAGCTGGGCATCAATCCGCACTGA
- a CDS encoding peptide chain release factor 3: MTTQAAEVAKRRTFAIISHPDAGKTTITEKLLLMGQAIAVAGTVKSRKSDRHATSDWMEMEKQRGISITTSVMQFPYREHMINLLDTPGHEDFSEDTYRTLTAVDSALMVLDGGKGVEPRTIALMDVCRLRDTPIVSFINKLDRDIRDPIELLDEIEAVLKIKAAPITWPIGCYREFKGVYHLSEDKIIVYQPGHGHERIATKVIDKLDSPEARDHLGDLYERFLEELELVQGACHEFDKGAFLKGEMTPVFFGTALGNFGVDQVLDAVVDWAPLPLPRAAHERVVEPTEEKFSGFVFKIQANMDPKHRDRIAFMRICSGKYEKGMKMRHVRLKKDLKIADALTFFSSEREQLEEAYAGDIIGLHNHGTIQIGDTFSEGELLGFTGIPHFAPELFRRVRLKDPLKSKQLRQGLQELAEEGATQVFFPERNNDIILGAVGVLQFDVVASRLKEEYKVECAYEAINVWSARWIECSDEKKLKEFRDKAFENLAIDGGGHLTYLAPTRVNLGLMEERWPDVTFRATREHH, encoded by the coding sequence ATGACCACCCAGGCCGCCGAAGTGGCGAAACGCCGCACTTTCGCCATCATTTCCCACCCCGACGCCGGCAAGACCACCATCACCGAAAAACTCCTGCTGATGGGCCAGGCGATCGCCGTCGCCGGCACGGTGAAATCGCGCAAGTCCGACCGCCATGCCACCTCCGACTGGATGGAGATGGAGAAGCAGCGCGGCATCTCGATCACCACCTCGGTGATGCAGTTCCCCTACCGCGAGCACATGATCAACCTGCTCGACACCCCCGGCCACGAGGACTTCTCCGAGGACACCTACCGCACCCTGACCGCAGTGGACTCGGCGCTGATGGTCCTCGACGGCGGCAAGGGCGTCGAGCCGCGCACCATCGCTCTGATGGACGTCTGCCGGCTGCGCGACACCCCCATCGTCAGCTTCATCAACAAGCTCGACCGCGACATCCGCGACCCCATCGAGCTGCTCGACGAGATCGAGGCGGTGCTGAAGATCAAGGCCGCGCCGATCACCTGGCCGATCGGTTGCTACCGCGAGTTCAAGGGCGTCTACCACCTCAGCGAAGACAAGATCATCGTCTACCAGCCGGGCCACGGCCACGAGCGCATCGCCACCAAGGTCATCGACAAGCTCGACTCCCCCGAGGCCCGCGATCACCTGGGCGACCTGTACGAACGCTTCCTCGAGGAACTGGAACTGGTGCAGGGCGCCTGCCACGAATTCGACAAGGGCGCCTTCCTCAAGGGCGAGATGACCCCGGTGTTCTTCGGCACCGCGCTGGGCAACTTCGGCGTCGACCAGGTGCTCGATGCGGTGGTCGACTGGGCGCCGCTGCCGCTGCCCCGTGCCGCCCACGAGCGGGTGGTGGAGCCGACCGAGGAGAAGTTCAGCGGCTTCGTGTTCAAGATCCAGGCGAACATGGATCCGAAACACCGCGACCGCATCGCCTTCATGCGCATCTGCTCGGGCAAGTACGAGAAGGGCATGAAGATGCGCCACGTGCGCCTGAAGAAGGACCTGAAGATCGCCGACGCGCTGACCTTCTTCTCCAGCGAGCGCGAGCAGCTGGAGGAAGCCTACGCCGGCGACATCATCGGCCTGCACAACCACGGCACCATCCAGATCGGCGACACCTTCAGCGAAGGCGAGCTGCTGGGCTTCACCGGCATCCCGCACTTCGCTCCGGAGCTGTTCCGCCGCGTGCGCCTGAAGGACCCGCTGAAGTCCAAGCAACTGCGCCAGGGCCTGCAGGAGCTGGCCGAGGAAGGCGCCACCCAGGTGTTCTTCCCCGAGCGCAACAACGACATCATCCTCGGCGCGGTCGGCGTGCTGCAGTTCGACGTGGTCGCCAGCCGTCTCAAGGAGGAATACAAGGTCGAGTGCGCCTACGAGGCGATCAACGTCTGGTCGGCGCGCTGGATCGAGTGCAGCGACGAGAAGAAGCTCAAGGAGTTCAGGGACAAGGCCTTCGAGAACCTGGCCATCGACGGCGGCGGCCACCTCACCTACCTGGCGCCGACCCGGGTCAACCTCGGCCTGATGGAAGAGCGCTGGCCGGACGTGACATTCCGCGCCACCCGCGAACATCACTGA